In Rhineura floridana isolate rRhiFlo1 chromosome 1, rRhiFlo1.hap2, whole genome shotgun sequence, the following proteins share a genomic window:
- the LOC133377700 gene encoding fucolectin-like, translated as MLDCVLGSPGFIPFLKGGSCLAQDNPAANQKDVDPRNPGKCGLALSSFSLEDGTVNIVLEAHNLAKDRPGFQSSLYPHPIVGAASKAVDGNCGGDWFKDGSCTHTGFEMEPWWYVDLGDQYAISAVVVKNRGDCCGERLQGAQIRVGDSVADHGKSSPLSGTITDTRLGSVSTLYCNWLKGRYVSIRIPGWAEFLHVCEVEVYGTKPEDTC; from the exons ATGCTGGACTGCGTCTTGGGCAGTCCTGGTTTTATCCCCTTCCTGAAGGGCGGCTCTTGCCTGGCTCAGGACAacccagcagccaatcagaaagatGTTGACCCCAG gaatcctgggaagtgtggtctG GCCCTctccagcttcagccttgaagaTGGAACAGTCAACATTGtgttggaag CTCACAATTTGGCCAAGGATCGCCCAGGCTTTCAGTCCTCCCTCTACCCACATCCGATTGTTGGAGCAGCGAGCAAAGCCGTGGATGGGAACTGTGGAGGGGACTGGTTTAAAGATGGCAGCTGCACCCACACTGGGTTTGAAATGGAGCCCTGGTGGTACGTGGACTTGGGCGACCAGTACGCCATCTCCGCTGTGGTGGTGAAAAACCGGGGGGACTGCTGTGGTGAACGACTCCAGGGAGCCCAGATCCGCGTAGGAGACTCCGTGGCTGACCATggcaagtccagccccct TTCTGGGACCATCACAGACACCAGACTTGGCTCTGTCAGCACCTTGTACTGCAACTGGCTCAAAGGCCGCTATGTGAGCATCAGGATCCCTGGATGGGCAGAATTCCTTCACGTGTGCGAGGTGGAGGTCTACGGCACCAAGCCGGAAGACACGTGTTAG
- the LOC133375504 gene encoding fucolectin-like, protein MPIGRTWLLALALLAGRGEAQSCNPELQGVAHNLAKGRPAYQSSLYPHPIVGAASKAVDGNCSGEWYTDGSCTHTGFEMEPWWYVDLGDQYAISAVVVKNRGDCCGERLQGAQIRVGDSVADHGKSSPLCGTITDTRLGSVSTLYCNWLKGRYVSIRIPGRAEFLHVCEVEVYGTKPEDTC, encoded by the exons ATGCCCATCGGCCGGACTTGGctgctggccctggccctgctgGCAGGGCGTGGGGAGGCTCAGAGCTGCAACCCTGAACTCCAAGGGGTTG CTCACAATTTGGCCAAGGGTCGCCCGGCCTATCAGTCCTCCCTCTACCCACATCCGATTGTTGGAGCAGCGAGCAAAGCCGTGGATGGGAACTGTAGCGGCGAGTGGTATACAGATGGCAGCTGCACCCACACTGGGTTTGAAATGGAGCCCTGGTGGTACGTGGACTTGGGCGACCAGTACGCCATCTCCGCTGTGGTGGTGAAAAACCGGGGGGACTGCTGTGGTGAACGACTCCAGGGAGCCCAGATCCGCGTAGGAGACTCCGTGGCTGACCATggcaagtccagccccct TTGTGGGACCATCACAGACACCAGACTTGGCTCTGTCAGCACCTTGTACTGCAACTGGCTCAAAGGCCGCTATGTGAGCATCAGGATCCCTGGACGGGCAGAATTCCTTCACGTGTGCGAGGTGGAGGTCTACGGCACCAAGCCGGAAGACACATGTTAG